In Planococcus versutus, the DNA window GCGTTGCGTTTCTCACAAGATCAAATTCGTACTTTATCTCGTATCCATGAAAATTTTTCACGCTTGTTGACTTCTTATTTTTCGGCACAGCTTCGGACATTTGTTCAAGTGACTGTTGAAAAAGTTGAAGAAATTTCTTATCAAGAGTTTGTTCGGAATGTCCAAAAAAAATCGATGTTGGGCGTTTTCGAAGCAACACCGCTACAAGGCAGTATGGTGATGGATTTTTCTCCAGAGGTGGTATATGTCATGTTTGACCGTCTACTGGGTGGTCAAGGCAATCTCTTGCAGAAAGACAGTGAGTTGACTGAAATTGAAATCAGCGTCATTGAACGAGTATTTTCAAAGTCGCTGGATTGTTTTGAGGAAGCCTGGTCATCTGTAGTGAAACTGTCTCCAGAACTCAAAGAAATTGAAGTAAATTCACAATTTCTGACTACTTCTCCTCCAAATGAAACGGTCATTTTGGTTAAGTTGCAAACAAAAATTGGGCATGCAGAAGGCATCATCAATATCTGTTTGCCTCATACTGTGCTCGAGCAAATCTTGCCGAAGCTATCAGCGAAACATTGGCTGGCAAACCAAAAAAAAGCAGTTGAAACGCATGAATTGGAAGCGTTAGAAGAAAAGCTGCAAAGCACCAAAATGGAAATCAAAGCAGTACTGGGAAAATCAACAATCGAACTTGGAGATTTTCTGAACCTGAAAACGGGCGATGTTATTCGTTTGGACGAATCGTACGAGTCACTTGTTACGCTTCAAGTAGACAATAAATTAAAATTTTATGCGCAACCCGGCGTTTCAAAAGGTCGGATGGCTGTACAAGTAACAGAACTGTCGATTCAAGGAGTTCAATTTGATGACGACTAATCACCATTCTCCAGAAGAACGTAAAAATTTTTTGGATTACCAGAAGACAGGAGGAAAGAAGATGCCTGAAAAAGCATTCTCAAAAACAGAGACAGAAGCTATCATCGAATTGTTGAACACGTCTCTAGGAGGTTCGGCTGCTTTACTCACGTCGTTGCTTGAAGAACAGGTTTTTGTCACTTCTCCAACACTAACTGTGACCAGTCGAGATGCTGTATTTGGTTCTATCGGCGCACCGTTTTATGTGGCGCTTGGTGAGTATACAGGTTCAGCTAGCGGAATGCAGGTGCTTGCTGTTTCCAAAAAAGATGTGGATGCTGCATTAACGGCTACAGAAGACCAAGCAGAATTTCAAGCTGTTCAAGAGTTGATTAGTAAAATGTTTGATTCAGTGGCACAGTCGATGTCAACGCTGTTAGAAAAAGAACTTGCTTACTCTTTATCGGGCATGGACGTTGTAGACCAAAAGGGTGAATTTTCGTTAGCGAACTTTACAAAAGAGCAGTGGTTTACAGAGTCGGAATTCCAGTTGAATGTTAGCGGAAAGCAAAACATCCGTTTTTATTTATGTTTGCCTCTACCGCTTGCAAAAACCTTGGTGGAGATTTTAACGGCACCGTTTAATCCGCAAGAACTAAAGGAGACAAGTAACATGCCAAAGCAATCAGATGATGGGCTAAATGAGCAGGCTCAAACAACACCAATCGTACAAAATGTTCAATTTTCAAGCTTTGACAATACCGAAACAGCGCCATCTACACCGAATAACTTGAATATGTTATTGGATATTCCACTTCAAGTCACTGTAGAACTAGGCCGCACGAAAAGAGTAGTCAAAGAAATACTGGAAATTTCACAAGGCTCTATTATTGAATTGGATAAATTAGCAGGAGAACCCGTGGATATCTTGATTAATAATAAGTTGATTGCGGTTGGAGAAGTGGTTGTCATTGATGAAAACTTCGGCGTTCGCGTCACAGATGTACTGAGTACGGCTGAACGCATTTCAAAATTGCGGTAATGGCTAAATAAAAGGAGTTTGCCAAGAGTGAACAAATCAATGTTTTTGCACATAACACTACTCATGGTGGTCTTGTTTTACGCTGTAATGACGGTACCGATGACTGCTGAAGCGAGTCCAAATGTTGTCGAATGGTTAAATAATGAAGAGCCTGAAGAAAAGGTACCCGTAGAAGAAATAGAAAACGCACCGATAAAAGAAAAAAGCTTAGCTGGAATTATTGTTCAATTAATTTTGTACACGTTGCTGATTGTGGCAATGATTTACGGACTCATTAAGTTTTTGGCGGCACGTCAGAAAAACCTACAACCGAACCAAGCCGTTAAACTAATGGGCGGTACGCCTCTAGGCAATAACAAATCGCTGCAAGTGGTAAAAGTCGGTGGCCACATGTACTTGCTGGGTGTTGGGGATGAAGTAACGCTCATCAAGGAATTTTCAGATGGAGCGGAAATCAACAACATCGAAAAAGACTTTGAGCAGCAGCAACCAGCACTGTCGAAAAACTTGTTCGATTTAACAAAGAAAAAAGTTGTGGCTTATTCTAAAAAATCGCAACAAAACGGCTTTGATCAGCTGTTCAAGCAAAGTTTAAACAAACAAAAAGCTCAGCAACAAGCGCTTGAAAATGAGTTTGAAAAAGAAACGCAAGACAAGGAAGGACGTCCGCTATGATTCCGGAAATCTTATCTGCTATTAATATTCCGGGCATTGATTTTGGCGCAGAGTCCCCTGAAGATGTCTCAACAACGCTTCAATTATTCTTCTTGCTAACGGTTTTGTCTTTAGCTCCAGGAATCCTAATTATGATGACTAGTTTTACGCGGATCATCATCGTTTTGTCGTTTGTGCGAACTGGACTCGGTACACAATCCATGCCACCGAACCAAGTATTGGTTGGCTTAGCACTGTTTCTAACATTTTTTATTATGTCTCCTATCGTGGTAGAGATGAATGAAACCGCACTCCAACCTTATTTAGACGGTGACATGGTACAGCAAGAAGCACTGGATACCGCTATCGTGCCATTAAAAGAATTTATGGCAAAAAACACACGAGAAAAAGATTTGGCTTTGTTTTTTAAATACGCAGAGCTAGAAAAGCCTGACAGTATTGAAGAGATTCCGTTAACTTCATTGGTTCCGGCATTTGCAATTAGTGAAATGAAAACCGCTTTTCAAATCGGCTTTGTCATTTTTATTCCTTTTTTGATTATTGATATGGTTGTCGCTAGTACGTTAATGGCGATGGGAATGATGATGTTGCCACCGGTCATGATTTCCTTGCCATTTAAAATTTTGTTATTTGTATTGGTAGATGGCTGGTATTTAATAATCGAATCGCTGCTGGTCAGCTTTTGACGAAAGGAAGAATACAATGACTCCAGATATGGTGATCAAACTAGCCGAACAATCGATTTTTACTGTTATTCTCATATCCGCTCCAATGCTGCTCATTGCGTTAGCTGTTGGGTTATTGGTCAGTGTGTTTCAAGCCATGACACAAATTCAAGAACAAACACTAGCGTTTATCCCGAAAATACTGGCGGTCTTTATTTCGCTAGTGGTCTTTGGCCCGTGGATGTTGACTTTGTTACTAGATTACACACGAGACTTGTTTGAGCAGCTACCAAGAATTATCGGGTAAATGGACATGGACAAAATTTTTGATATCTTGCCTTATTTTTTACTCATGCTTGTCCGTTTGACCAGTTTTTTTCTAATTGCTCCTATTTTCTCAATGCGAGGGGTACCCGCTCAATTTAAAGTGGGCATCGCAGCCTTTTTAGCGTTTGTTGCTGTGTCAACGTTGCCTATGGGTGAAACGATTCTTTTGGACTCGACTTATCTTTTATTAATCATTAAAGAGTTGGCGACAGGTTTGGCACTCGGCTTTACAGCAGCACTCGTGTTATATACCGTTCAAATCGCAGGCGCTTTTATTGATTTTCAAATGGGCTTTTCGATGGCCAACGTGTTGGATCCACAAACGGGTGCACAAGTACCGATTATCGGTCATTTCAAGTACATGATGGCGTTATTATTCTTGTTGACTGTAAACGGTCATCATTTGATGCTAGATGGTGTTATGCAAAGCTTGCGCGTATTTCCGGTAGAGCGTTTAGCTATTTCAGTAAAAGCGGAAGACATTGCACAGTTTATGACAGGCTTATTTGCAGAAATGTTCTTGATTGCCCTGCAAATTGCGTTGCCAATCGTCGGTGCTTTGTTTTTAGTAGATATTGCGCTTGGTATTTTGGCAAAAACGGTACCTCAGCTAAATATATTCGCTGTAGGATTGCCGTTGAAAATTTTTGTTGGTTTTATCATGCTTTTTCTGACCATGCCTGTGTTTTTTTATATCCTGCAGATTCTCTTTGAGAAACTCTTGGTGAGTATGGCTCAACTGATTCGTTTGTTAGGAGGAACGTAAGTGGCAACTAGATATCGCTTGGATCTGCAATTTTTCGCGGGTGAGAAAACTGAAAAAGCAACACCGCAAAAACGGCAAGAATCCAAGCGGAAAGGCCAAGTGGCAAAAAGCCCGGAAGTCGCGGCCGCCATGATTATTATCGGGGGGATTGTGCTCCTGAATTCGCTCGGTGGCTGGATGATGGACCGAATTTTAGCTATTTACCGGATTCATTTTACGCAATATATTTCCTGGGAAATAACACCGGCCACTATTCGTACATTGTTTGAGCAAATGGCCATGAATGCATTTTTACTGATGCTGCCTATTATGCTTGTCGGTATGGTCTTCGGCTTTCTCGGTAATTTTATCCAAGTAGGTGTTATTTTCACGTCAGACCCAATCATGGCAAAATTTGAGCGGTTAGATCCAATCAAAGGGGCAAAGCGCATTTTTTCAATGCGTGCTTTAGTCGAATTAGGGAAGTCCCTCTTGAAAATTGCCATTATTGGCGGCGCTGCATTTGGCGTATTGTGGGTAGCCAAAGATGAGTTATTTACGTTATCACAAAAAAGCATTGGCTATTCGTTTTCTTTTATCGGTTCGTTGGTTTTTCAAATGGGCTTGATTGCAGGGCTGATCTTGTTAAGTTTATCGATTCTGGATTATATTTACCAAAAATATGAATTTGAAAAAGGTATCAAGATGTCGAAACAAGACATCAAAGATGAATACAAAAAAGCGGAAGGCGATCCGCTCATCAAATCAAAAATAAAAGACAAGCAACGACAAATGAGTATGAACCGGATGATTCAAGATTTGCCAAGTGCAGATGTATTGATTACCAATCCGACTCATTACGCTATCGCGATCAAGTACGATGCCGAAACGATGGAGGCTCCGGTCATCATCGCAATGGGGAAAGATCACTTGGCGTTAAAAATTAAAGAAAAAGCAAAAGAATTTGGAATTGTGACGATGGAAAACAAACCTCTCGCACGAGCACTATATGCCCAAGTTGAAGTTGGGGATGTTGTCCCAGAAGAATTGTTTCTGGCTGTGGCTGAGGTTTTAGCATATATTTACCGACTTAAAGGAAAAATTCGATAAACAGGACAGAGGAGGGGACCCGCGTGAAATTTAGAGATTATGCCATCATGGTAGCCGTTATCATGATTGTGGTGATGATGGTCATCCCTCTTCCGCCGCTCTTATTAGATGTATTAATTATGATCAATATTAGTCTTGCTCTGACCATTTTGTTAGTTGCAATGAATACAAAAGAACCGCTGCAATTTTCTATTTTTCCTACGTTACTGTTGTTAACAACTTTGTTCCGACTGGGGTTAAACGTTTCGACAACGCGTTCGATTTTGACCAATCAAACAGGCGGACAAGTGATTGAAACGTTTGGTTCGTTTGTGGTCGGAGGAAGCGCCATTATCGGGATCTTGGTATTTCTCATCTTGGTCATTATCCAGTTTCTTGTTATTACAAAAGGTTCCGAACGCGTAGCCGAAGTGGCTGCGCGATTTACACTCGATTCCATGCCTGGTAAGCAAATGAGTATTGACGCCGACCTCGGCGCTGGAATGATTTCGGATCAAGAAGCGAAAAACCGCCGTGAAAAAGTAAGTTCGGAAGCAGATTTTTACGGAGCGATGGACGGTGCCAGTAAATTTGTTAAAGGAGATGCCATTGCCGGGATTATTATCACTATCATCAATATTATTGGTGGTTTGTTAATTGGCGTTATGGTTCACGGCTTGCCGTTCGCAGAAGCAGCACAACTGTTTACGTTACTGTCTATTGGAGATGGCTTAGTTTCTCAAATTCCAGCGCTATTAATTTCGACAGCGATGGGCATTGTCGTCACACGTGCAGTATCAGACGGCAATTTAGGGTCAGATATCACAAAACAACTTTTCGCCTATCCAAAGATGTTGTATATTGTTGCTGGAACGTTAGTAATGTTTGCGGTTTTTACACCAATCAGTCCGATGCTTGTTGTGCCGATTGCAGGTGTCATCGCTTATGGTGCTTTCCAAATGCAAAAAACCTTAAATTCTGAAGAAAAACAAGAAGTAGAATTAAGCAAAGACGATAAAGAAATAGAAAGTATGAAAAGCCCAGAAAGTGTTATTGATTTACTGCATGTCGACGCCATTGAATTTGAATTTGGCTATGGATTAATTCCAATTGCTGACAAAAATCAAGGCGGCGATTTACTGGACCGTGTGATTATGATTCGTCGACAATGCGCGATGGAGCTAGGTATTGTCGTTCCAGTTATTCGGATCCGTGACAACATCCAACTGCAGCCGAATGAATACATGATTAAAATCAAAGGCAACCAAGTCGCATCAGGTGAAATTATGCTTGATCATTACTTAGCCATGAGTCCGGGCATTGACGACGAATCAGTAGAAGGCATTGAAACCGTAGAACCGGCCTTTGGTATGCCAGCTTTATGGGTCGATGAAGACATGAAAGAAGAAGCGGAAATGGCAGGTTACGCCATTGTTGATCCGCCGTCTGTTGTGTCTACTCATTTGACTGAAGTGATCAAACGCCACGCGCATGAATTAATCGGTAGACAAGAAGTAAAATCGCTCATTGAAAATATGCGCGAAACAGCACCAGCAGTAGTCGAAGAGTTAGTACCAAATTTAATGACCATTGGAGAAGTACAAAAAGTGTTAATGAAACTTTTAAAAGAAAAAGTATCCATCCGCAATTTATTAGCCATTTTGGAAACATTGGCAGATTACTCTACGCAAACAAAAGACGCAGACTTGTTGACAGAATACGTTCGCCAATCCCTATCGCGTCAAATTACTTTACAATACGCTACACCAAAAGAGCCGTTGCAAGTGATTACAGCAGGCGCCAGCCTTGAAAAGAAATTCGCTGACTCAGTCCACCGGACAGAGCAAGGCAATTACTTATCAATCGACCCAGAGTCGTCTCAGACAATCTTCCAGCGGATCACAGAACAAGCGGCGCAGCTTCAGCAAACCGGCGTTCAGCCCATTTTACTGACGTCTCCTGCTATCCGTATTTACATGAGACAATTTGTCGAGCGTTTTGCACCCGACTTGCCAGTGCTGTCCTATAACGAACTAGAACCAGAAATTGAAATTCAAAGTGTTGGAGTGGTGAACGTCTCATGAGGTTGAAAACATATATCGTCAACACGATGGCGGAAGCACTCCCAATGATTAAAAAGGATCTAGGCGAAGATGCGTTGATTTTAAATACCAAAAAAATCAAAACAAGTGGATTTTTAGGTTTTTTCAAGAAAGAAAAATTAGAAATCACAGCTGGCGTTGATGCAATCCTCCCTGGAAAAGAGTTGCCAACTAATATGAAATCTTTAACAAAGCCAAATAATCAAGAAAACTCCTCAGCAGAATTGATCCATGAGTTAAAAAACATTAAGCAATTTATGATCAAGCAGATGAAAGAAGAAGACCTTCCTGAACCCCTGCGTTTGGTGAAAAAGCATCTGATTGCGCAAGAAATAGCGCCGGATATTTTGACAGACTTGCTAGCAAAATTGATGGCAAGAGTTGAATTTAACACTGACCAAACGTTAGAGAGTGTTCAACGCTTTGCTCGTGAAGAATTAGTCGCAATGATGGATTCGCATCAGTGTGATGAAATTTCACAACAACCAGAAATTATTTGTTTTATCGGTCCGACAGGAGTTGGGAAAACAACGACAATCGCTAAAATTGCGGCTGATTATATGCTGACAAAGGATAAAAAAGTAGGGTTGATTACTGCGGATACTTACCGTATTGCGGCAGTTGAGCAATTAAAAACCTATGGCAGCATCTTGAATATTCCAGTTAAAGTAGTAGAGTCTTCTGCAGATTTAACGAAAGCAATCGAAGATTTTCATGACTGCGATATCATCTTAATGGATACGGCAGGCCGAAATTATCAGCAGACGCAATATATTGAAGACCTTAAGCAGTTACTGCCAACTGATAGTAAGGTACAGATTCACTTAGTATTGAGCTTAACTGCCAAATACGAAGATATGAAAAAAATAATTAATAATTTCCGCTCCATTTCTATGGATGAACTGC includes these proteins:
- the fliM gene encoding flagellar motor switch protein FliM, whose product is MTDALSNENIETILSAMGNHEPKVIDKKRNVQEYDFKKALRFSQDQIRTLSRIHENFSRLLTSYFSAQLRTFVQVTVEKVEEISYQEFVRNVQKKSMLGVFEATPLQGSMVMDFSPEVVYVMFDRLLGGQGNLLQKDSELTEIEISVIERVFSKSLDCFEEAWSSVVKLSPELKEIEVNSQFLTTSPPNETVILVKLQTKIGHAEGIINICLPHTVLEQILPKLSAKHWLANQKKAVETHELEALEEKLQSTKMEIKAVLGKSTIELGDFLNLKTGDVIRLDESYESLVTLQVDNKLKFYAQPGVSKGRMAVQVTELSIQGVQFDDD
- the fliN gene encoding flagellar motor switch protein FliN translates to MTTNHHSPEERKNFLDYQKTGGKKMPEKAFSKTETEAIIELLNTSLGGSAALLTSLLEEQVFVTSPTLTVTSRDAVFGSIGAPFYVALGEYTGSASGMQVLAVSKKDVDAALTATEDQAEFQAVQELISKMFDSVAQSMSTLLEKELAYSLSGMDVVDQKGEFSLANFTKEQWFTESEFQLNVSGKQNIRFYLCLPLPLAKTLVEILTAPFNPQELKETSNMPKQSDDGLNEQAQTTPIVQNVQFSSFDNTETAPSTPNNLNMLLDIPLQVTVELGRTKRVVKEILEISQGSIIELDKLAGEPVDILINNKLIAVGEVVVIDENFGVRVTDVLSTAERISKLR
- a CDS encoding flagellar biosynthetic protein FliO, whose product is MNKSMFLHITLLMVVLFYAVMTVPMTAEASPNVVEWLNNEEPEEKVPVEEIENAPIKEKSLAGIIVQLILYTLLIVAMIYGLIKFLAARQKNLQPNQAVKLMGGTPLGNNKSLQVVKVGGHMYLLGVGDEVTLIKEFSDGAEINNIEKDFEQQQPALSKNLFDLTKKKVVAYSKKSQQNGFDQLFKQSLNKQKAQQQALENEFEKETQDKEGRPL
- the fliP gene encoding flagellar type III secretion system pore protein FliP (The bacterial flagellar biogenesis protein FliP forms a type III secretion system (T3SS)-type pore required for flagellar assembly.), whose translation is MIPEILSAINIPGIDFGAESPEDVSTTLQLFFLLTVLSLAPGILIMMTSFTRIIIVLSFVRTGLGTQSMPPNQVLVGLALFLTFFIMSPIVVEMNETALQPYLDGDMVQQEALDTAIVPLKEFMAKNTREKDLALFFKYAELEKPDSIEEIPLTSLVPAFAISEMKTAFQIGFVIFIPFLIIDMVVASTLMAMGMMMLPPVMISLPFKILLFVLVDGWYLIIESLLVSF
- the fliQ gene encoding flagellar biosynthesis protein FliQ, giving the protein MTPDMVIKLAEQSIFTVILISAPMLLIALAVGLLVSVFQAMTQIQEQTLAFIPKILAVFISLVVFGPWMLTLLLDYTRDLFEQLPRIIG
- the fliR gene encoding flagellar biosynthetic protein FliR, coding for MDKIFDILPYFLLMLVRLTSFFLIAPIFSMRGVPAQFKVGIAAFLAFVAVSTLPMGETILLDSTYLLLIIKELATGLALGFTAALVLYTVQIAGAFIDFQMGFSMANVLDPQTGAQVPIIGHFKYMMALLFLLTVNGHHLMLDGVMQSLRVFPVERLAISVKAEDIAQFMTGLFAEMFLIALQIALPIVGALFLVDIALGILAKTVPQLNIFAVGLPLKIFVGFIMLFLTMPVFFYILQILFEKLLVSMAQLIRLLGGT
- the flhB gene encoding flagellar biosynthesis protein FlhB, yielding MATRYRLDLQFFAGEKTEKATPQKRQESKRKGQVAKSPEVAAAMIIIGGIVLLNSLGGWMMDRILAIYRIHFTQYISWEITPATIRTLFEQMAMNAFLLMLPIMLVGMVFGFLGNFIQVGVIFTSDPIMAKFERLDPIKGAKRIFSMRALVELGKSLLKIAIIGGAAFGVLWVAKDELFTLSQKSIGYSFSFIGSLVFQMGLIAGLILLSLSILDYIYQKYEFEKGIKMSKQDIKDEYKKAEGDPLIKSKIKDKQRQMSMNRMIQDLPSADVLITNPTHYAIAIKYDAETMEAPVIIAMGKDHLALKIKEKAKEFGIVTMENKPLARALYAQVEVGDVVPEELFLAVAEVLAYIYRLKGKIR
- the flhA gene encoding flagellar biosynthesis protein FlhA, with the translated sequence MKFRDYAIMVAVIMIVVMMVIPLPPLLLDVLIMINISLALTILLVAMNTKEPLQFSIFPTLLLLTTLFRLGLNVSTTRSILTNQTGGQVIETFGSFVVGGSAIIGILVFLILVIIQFLVITKGSERVAEVAARFTLDSMPGKQMSIDADLGAGMISDQEAKNRREKVSSEADFYGAMDGASKFVKGDAIAGIIITIINIIGGLLIGVMVHGLPFAEAAQLFTLLSIGDGLVSQIPALLISTAMGIVVTRAVSDGNLGSDITKQLFAYPKMLYIVAGTLVMFAVFTPISPMLVVPIAGVIAYGAFQMQKTLNSEEKQEVELSKDDKEIESMKSPESVIDLLHVDAIEFEFGYGLIPIADKNQGGDLLDRVIMIRRQCAMELGIVVPVIRIRDNIQLQPNEYMIKIKGNQVASGEIMLDHYLAMSPGIDDESVEGIETVEPAFGMPALWVDEDMKEEAEMAGYAIVDPPSVVSTHLTEVIKRHAHELIGRQEVKSLIENMRETAPAVVEELVPNLMTIGEVQKVLMKLLKEKVSIRNLLAILETLADYSTQTKDADLLTEYVRQSLSRQITLQYATPKEPLQVITAGASLEKKFADSVHRTEQGNYLSIDPESSQTIFQRITEQAAQLQQTGVQPILLTSPAIRIYMRQFVERFAPDLPVLSYNELEPEIEIQSVGVVNVS
- the flhF gene encoding flagellar biosynthesis protein FlhF, coding for MRLKTYIVNTMAEALPMIKKDLGEDALILNTKKIKTSGFLGFFKKEKLEITAGVDAILPGKELPTNMKSLTKPNNQENSSAELIHELKNIKQFMIKQMKEEDLPEPLRLVKKHLIAQEIAPDILTDLLAKLMARVEFNTDQTLESVQRFAREELVAMMDSHQCDEISQQPEIICFIGPTGVGKTTTIAKIAADYMLTKDKKVGLITADTYRIAAVEQLKTYGSILNIPVKVVESSADLTKAIEDFHDCDIILMDTAGRNYQQTQYIEDLKQLLPTDSKVQIHLVLSLTAKYEDMKKIINNFRSISMDELLLTKKDETSSSGAIVNLICHYDIPIRYIANGQNVPDDIMMLTSELVADFILGDKIDV